From the Bacillus sp. FJAT-22090 genome, the window CAGATACACACCCTATACTTCAAAATTTAGACCCTGCAAAATTAGCTAAAATGGTTAGTTTAGAGTCTCTTGATTCAGTAGTTAAAGTTCTGTTTCTTACCTCAAATAATATGGATGAATTAGCAGAAAAACTTTCAAAACTTAATGTATATGTAAATAAACATAGTAACGAGAATGTACTTGATATCAGCCCAAGTGGGATAAATAAATGGAGTGCATTAAAGACTCTTGGGATAAAAGAAAATACATATATTGCTTTTGGGAACGATGCGAATGATATATCAATGTTTGAAAAAGCATTCCATACAGTGATGATTGGCTATCACGAACAATTAGCTCCTTTTGCAAAAGAAACTATTTCATTGAGTGGGGATTACGAACAGGAAATCGTAGAAAAAATACTCACTCTTTCAAAAGAATATAGATCAATCCACGTATAGTTCTAATTTCACTAACGAGTGCTTTAGTTGAATAAGACCATCGTTTCGATGGTCTATTTTTTTATCCAAAACATCAAGTAGATCTCAGAAATCCATTGTGAAATGTTAAACTTAAGCTGACGATCAGTTTTGTTGAATAAAGATATAGGATGGCTGGAGGAAAAGTACCATTAAGGTGGTTGATAAAGTGGAAACAAATGCTTTATTTTATAAGATTCAAAAGAGAACTATTTCGACTGAGGATTATGTATATTGGTCGCACAACTTATTAGAAAACGATGTGTCATCACCTTCCGTAAATATAATTTCTTCATTTTCATTTGACGAAAATATTTTCGACGTGGAAGTTTATTTTAAAAGAGCTTTAAATGAGTTGGGAATACAGAAACCAACCTTTGAGATATGTGCTAGAGCCTATATAGGTCATTTAGCAATAAAAATAATAAAGGAAAATAGCCATTCCGTGACATTTGATTTTGCTTATAGGATTTTTCGGATTGTAGCTTCGGATTTACATTATCCAGATGATTTGATTGAGTGGTATGAAATAAGTGAAATGATTGATGA encodes:
- a CDS encoding HAD-IIB family hydrolase, which encodes MRLVFDLDGTVCFKGQPISNRILLSLSQLREAGIEVIFASARPIRDMLPVIDEAFHHYTMIGGNGSLISKGGKVIKSNSFSTDEINEIKSLIKQYNATYLIDGEWDYAYTGSDTHPILQNLDPAKLAKMVSLESLDSVVKVLFLTSNNMDELAEKLSKLNVYVNKHSNENVLDISPSGINKWSALKTLGIKENTYIAFGNDANDISMFEKAFHTVMIGYHEQLAPFAKETISLSGDYEQEIVEKILTLSKEYRSIHV